The following are encoded in a window of Syngnathoides biaculeatus isolate LvHL_M chromosome 3, ASM1980259v1, whole genome shotgun sequence genomic DNA:
- the selenos gene encoding selenoprotein S isoform X2 gives MDEVEITDVDQNGDLLEAEEKQQPHNLPSFSLMAVEFLSAYGGYLLLALAAGYVLLLYLGKRRTRSGPGARDPLPAALQDAEAVVRRQEAMEASRRKMQQEQDAKAAIFREKQKQQEEERRRQRIEEWDSMQTGKSFKGAARRLQSSDDDAGASGRAAGHKKPLRNSEYSPLSGDGGSCSWRPARRGPSSGG, from the exons ATGGACGAAGTGGAGATTACGGACGTGGACCAAAACGGCGATTTGCTGGAAGCGGAGGAGAAGCAACAGCCGCACAACCTGCCGTCATTTAGCCTCATGG CTGTAGAGTTTTTGTCCGCGTACGGCGGCTACCTGCTGCTGGCGCTTGCGGCGGGCTATGTGCTTCTCCTCTACCTGGGCAAGAGGAGGACCCGGTCCGGTCCCGGCGCGAGGGACCCCCTTCCCGCCGCGTTGCAAG atgccGAGGCGGTGGTGAGGAGGCAGGAGGCCATGGAGGCGTCCCGAAGGAAGATGCAGCAGGAGCAGGACGCCAAGGCGGCCATCTTCAGGGAGAAGCAGAAGCAG CAAGAGGAGGAGAGGCGACGTCAGAGGATTGAGGAGTGGGACAGCATGCAGACGGGGAAGAGCTTCAAGGGAGCTGCCAGACGACTGCAG AgcagcgacgacgacgccggcGCGTCCGGCAGAGCCGCGGGCCACAAGAAGCCGCTACGCAACTCTG AGTACTCGCCGCTGAGCGGCGACGGCGGCTCCTGCTCGTGGCGGCCCGCGAGGCGAGGCCCGTCTTCGGGCGGATGA
- the lins1 gene encoding protein Lines homolog 1 isoform X1: protein MAAALVEVYECCADDARPSQTAEEAARAIVGAVRAYGTAGSHGNDADAACLALTLIGRMAARATDAAAQFYRDALEVLLRDWDVVSEMAAKFGCEDEIVRHLAAKSTSACVLYRLQVSGAVCPAWRRTCLRALLGSPAGPELDAVLWSLTGVLRKLLQDNRQAELVTMLLLAFDTSVSALASRFLPADRSRFDIGGGAPDTSRLLMDLLELLTASGSAASAGVRSLKLTYVHAAALMDAVSRAPHYFVSKRAALLLKRAALRKAGEDWLGESGENVASDGSDVGALAGAVTDALAAGWLPSVRVESAQFFGGTSGAEGGAGDAVMLRAVSLLVIKSVQHCVVYAAAGAAEARGHLRSLWRFLREKGVRPTDADHDCGVLPLLFGEQDDDMMEAAKAALLIFLRLRDDSAPVGTACVAGCNPHCHFLFLLDGVSADHRILLDFLISTETCFLDYLVRYLRYLRTDPRGFTASCRRLDAGGRSASVSGVRLVDYDDSDEEASGTSPDRERSRSEAATSSGDALGRALACLVRLHRLLARLRDKKLFPYKADSLLKLLTQVIQLLNAD, encoded by the exons atggcggccgcgCTCGTCGAGGTTTACGAGTGCTGCGCGGACGACGCGCGACCGAGCCAAACGGCCGAGGAGGCGGCGCGCGCCATTGTCGGCGCCGTGCGCGCGTACGGGACGGCGGGTTCCCATGGTAACGACGCGGACGCCGCCTGCTTGGCGCTGACGCTGATCGGCCGAATGGCGGCCCGGGCGACGGACGCCGCGGCCCAATTCTACCGGGATGCGTTGGAGGTCCTGCTTCGGGACTGGGACGTGGTGTCCGAGATG GCGGCCAAGTTCGGCTGCGAAGATGAAATCGTCCGCCACTTGGCCGCAAAGAGCACCAGCGCCTGTGTCCTCTACCGACTGCAAGTTTCC GGCGCGGTCTGTCCGGCGTGGCGTCGGACGTGCCTCCGGGCGCTCCTCGGCTCGCCCGCCGGCCCCGAACTGGACGCCGTCTTGTGGTCGCTGACCGGCGTCCTCCGGAAACTTCTCCAAGACAACCGTCAAG caGAACTGGTCACGATGCTTCTGTTGGCGTTCGACACGAGCGTCAGCGCCTTGGCGTCCAGGTTCCTCCCCGCGGACCGGAGCCGCTTTGATATCGGCGGCGGCGCGCCGGACACCTCCCGCCTGCTGATGGACCTCCTCGAACTTCTTACGGCGTCCGGTTCCGCGGCATCTGCCGGCGTGAGGAGTCTGAAGTTGACGTACGTCCACGCGGCCGCGTTGATGGACGCCGTTAGCCGTGCGCCGCACTATTTTGTCAGCAAGAGGGCGGCGCTCTTGCTGAAGCGGGCGGCGCTGCGGAAAGCCGGCGAGGACTGGCTCGGGGAGTCAGGAGAGAACGTCGCCTCGGACGGCTCTGACGTCGGCGCGCTAGCCGGCGCGGTGACGGACGCGCTGGCGGCCGGTTGGTTGCCGAGCGTCCGCGTGGAGTCGGCGCAGTTTTTCGGCGGGACGAGCGGCGCCGAAGGGGGCGCGGGAGACGCGGTGATGCTGCGCGCCGTCAGCCTGCTCGTCATCAAAAGCGTCCAGCACTGCGTCGTCTACGCCGCAGCGG GTGCCGCCGAGGCCCGCGGGCACCTCCGCTCCCTGTGGCGTTTCCTGCGCGAGAAGGGCGTGCGGCCGACGGACGCCGATCACGACTGCGGCGTCCTCCCGCTGCTGTTCGGCGAGCAGGACGACGACATGATGGAGGCCGCCAAAGCCGCGCTCCTCATCTTTCTCCGTCTCAG GGACGACTCCGCGCCCGTCGGAACAGCCTGCGTGGCCGGCTGCAACCCGCACTGCCACTTCCTCTTCCTGCTCGACGGCGTCTCGGCGGACCACCGCATCTTGCTGGACTTCCTCATCTCCACGGAAACCTGCTTCCTGGACTACCTGGTTCGCTACCTTCGCTACCTGAGGACCGACCCGCGAGGATTCACCGCCTCGTGCCGGCGGCTGGACGCCGGCGGGCGTTCGGCCTCCGTCTCGGGCGTCCGCCTCGTGGACTACGACGATTCGGACGAAGAGGCGAGCGGAACCTCCCCGGATCGGGAGAGGTCGCGGTCCGAGGCGGCGACGTCGAGCGGCGACGCGCTGGGGAGGGCCCTGGCCTGCCTGGTGCGACTGCACCGTTTGCTGGCGAGGCTGCGCGACAAGAAACTTTTTCCGTACAAGGCAGACTCGCTCCTCAAACTCTTAACGCAAGTGATACAGTTGCTTAACGCCGACTGA
- the katnb1 gene encoding katanin p80 WD40 repeat-containing subunit B1 isoform X2 — protein MAASGGATKISWRLQEFEAHAGRVCCVALSKSTGRLLASGGEDCRVNIWSVSKANCIMSLCGHTKAVECVRFNRSEEQLVTGSQSGSVRVWDLEAAKMLRILTGHKSNITSFGFHPFGDFLVSGSTDTNIKMWDVRRKDPIYRYKGHAGAVRSLAFSPDGKWLASAGDDCTVKLWDLKQAKTITEFTAHTAAVNAIQFHPNEYLLASGGADRWVRLWDLEKFCQVGALQETGAIRCVLFSADGGCLFGGHADVLGVCAWEPDRLLDTVTVGWGRVCDLALSNQQLIGASHQLSSVSTHVVDLKRVKTSPDAAPVVPGSLVTGSQPADPKAGALRRSYERLAAASSPSPSLKQSAEAERRSPEGERRSPSEDEADEKVLSAEIHNAQDYREIFQPRNAISRTPPKMSEPFPAPPEDERPVGDAPLLPERQPGSPSALPTPVQRVEPTVVACVKRAAAAAAQVLPTSERAPLPPQIFPISRKEPTGLNVADFLTGRRCGILNESEVLNHIHNGHATMCVMLSNRRKNLQNVRDVWARQGIKSALDAAVSMNDLSIVVDVLNIINLQPSLWTLDVCATSLPQIDELLQSKYESYLQCGCTSLKIIVKYFWPLIWETLRAGPSSVGVDVTREERQQKCRVCCKHLQNINNVVKSKAARVGRHGCAFGELRLLMAPLDRQPSP, from the exons ATGGCGGCGTCCGGCGGCGCCACCAAGATCTCGTGGCGACTGC AGGAGTTCGAGGCTCACGCCGGTCGCGTTTGCTGCGTGGCGTTGAGCAAAAGTACCGGCCGCCTCCTGGCCAGCGGTGGCGAAGATTGCAGAGTCAACATCTGGTCCGTCAGCAAGGCCAACTGCATCATG aGTCTGTGCGGCCACACGAAGGCGGTGGAGTGCGTCCGCTTCAACAGGTCCGAGGAGCAGCTGGTGACCGGGTCGCAGTCCGGATCCGTACGAGTGTGGGACCTGGAGGCCGCCAAGA tgTTGCGAATTCTGACGGGACACAAATCCAACATCACCAGTTTTGGTTTCCATCCTTTTGGAGACTTTTTGGTATCCGGCTCCACTGACACAAACatcaag ATGTGGGACGTGCGGCGGAAGGACCCCATCTACAGGTACAAG GGTCACGCGGGGGCCGTCCGGAGTTTGGCCTTCAGCCCGGACGGGAAGTGGTTGGCGTCGGCCGGCGACGACTGCACCGTCAAG CTGTGGGACCTGAAGCAGGCCAAGACCATCACGGAGTTCACGGCGCACACGGCTGCCGTCAACGCCATCCAGTTTCACCCCAACGAGTACCTGCTGGCCTCAGGCGGCGCCGACAG GTGGGTGAGGCTGTGGGATCTGGAGAAGTTCTGCCAGGTGGGGGCGCTGCAGGAAACGGGCGCCATCAG GTGCGTGCTGTTCAGCGCCGACGGCGGCTGTCTGTTCGGCGGCCACGCCGACGTCCTCGGCGTTTGCGCGTGGGAGCCCGACCGCTTGCTCGACACGGTGACGGTGGGCTGGGGACGGGTCTGCGACCTCGCGCTCAGCAACCAGCAGCTG aTCGGCGCGTCTCACCAGCTGAGCAGCGTTTCGACGCACGTGGTGGACCTGAAGCGGGTCAAGACGAGCCCCGACGCCGCGCCGGTGGTCCCGGGAAGTCTGGTGACCGGGTCTCAGCCCGCCGACCCCAAAGCGGGCGCGTTACGGCGTAGCTACGAACGGCTGGCCGCCGCGTCCTCACCATCTCCAAG CCTCAAGCAGAGCGCCGAAGCGGAGAGGCGGAGTCCCGAAGGAGAGAGGCGGAGCCCCAGCGAGGACGAAGcggatgagaaagttttgtcggCCGAAATCCACAACGCGCAAGACTATCGGGAAATTTTCCAGCCCCGCAACGCCATAT CTCGGACACCTCCCAAGATGTCGGAGCCTTTTCCTGCGCCGCCCGAGGACG AACGGCCCGTCGGCGACGCGCCGCTTTTACCCGAGCGGCAGCCG GGCTCCCCGTCGGCGCTGCCCACTCCCGTCCAGAGGGTGGAGCCCACAGTGGTGGCCTGTGTGAaacgcgccgccgccgccgccgcccaggTTCTCCCCACGAGCGAGCGGGCCCCGCTGCCGCCCCAAATCTTTCCGATCAGCAGGAAGGAGCCGACGGGCCTCAACGTGGCCGACTTTCTTACG GGCCGCCGTTGTGGCATCCTGAATGAAAGCGAGGTTTTGAATCACATCCACAACGGTCACGCCACCATGTGCGTCATGCTGAGCAACCGGCGCAAGAACCTGCAAAACGTCCGAGATGTTTGGGCTCGCCAGGGCATCAAG AGCGCTCTGGACGCCGCCGTCTCCATGAACGACCTGTCCATCGTCGTGGACGTCCTCAACATCATCAACTTGCAGCC GTCGCTATGGACGCTGGACGTGTGCGCGACGAGTCTTCCTCAGATTGATGAACTGCTGCAAAGTAAATATGAAAG CTACCTGCAGTGCGGCTGCACGTCCCTGAAGATCATCGTGAAATATTTCTGGCCGCTGATCTGGGAAACGCTGAGGGCGGGGCCCTCCTCGGTGGGCGTGGACGTCACGCGAGAGGAGCG GCAGCAGAAGTGCCGGGTGTGCTGCAAGCATCTGCAGAACATCAACAACGTGGTGAAGAGCAAAGCGGCGCGGGTGGGCAGGCACGGCTGCGCCTTCGGGGAGCTGCGGCTGCTCATGGCGCCGCTCGACCGACAACCGTCCCCGTAG
- the selenos gene encoding selenoprotein S isoform X1 — translation MTMLSVAQTKVASFFRLSAVIKNQCEKNEQLSSKRRQLRLSRISRAHLAAKSFPYVGVCSEHFVLAVEFLSAYGGYLLLALAAGYVLLLYLGKRRTRSGPGARDPLPAALQDAEAVVRRQEAMEASRRKMQQEQDAKAAIFREKQKQQEEERRRQRIEEWDSMQTGKSFKGAARRLQSSDDDAGASGRAAGHKKPLRNSEYSPLSGDGGSCSWRPARRGPSSGG, via the exons atgactATGTTATctgttgctcaaacgaaagtggcgtctttctttcgactgtcagctgtgatcaagaaccagtgcgagaaaaatgagcagttatcatccaaacggcgacaactgcggctgtctcgtatcagcagagccCATCTAGCGGCCAAATCGTTCCCTTATGTCGGcgtttgctcggagcattttgttcttg CTGTAGAGTTTTTGTCCGCGTACGGCGGCTACCTGCTGCTGGCGCTTGCGGCGGGCTATGTGCTTCTCCTCTACCTGGGCAAGAGGAGGACCCGGTCCGGTCCCGGCGCGAGGGACCCCCTTCCCGCCGCGTTGCAAG atgccGAGGCGGTGGTGAGGAGGCAGGAGGCCATGGAGGCGTCCCGAAGGAAGATGCAGCAGGAGCAGGACGCCAAGGCGGCCATCTTCAGGGAGAAGCAGAAGCAG CAAGAGGAGGAGAGGCGACGTCAGAGGATTGAGGAGTGGGACAGCATGCAGACGGGGAAGAGCTTCAAGGGAGCTGCCAGACGACTGCAG AgcagcgacgacgacgccggcGCGTCCGGCAGAGCCGCGGGCCACAAGAAGCCGCTACGCAACTCTG AGTACTCGCCGCTGAGCGGCGACGGCGGCTCCTGCTCGTGGCGGCCCGCGAGGCGAGGCCCGTCTTCGGGCGGATGA
- the katnb1 gene encoding katanin p80 WD40 repeat-containing subunit B1 isoform X1 — protein sequence MAASGGATKISWRLQEFEAHAGRVCCVALSKSTGRLLASGGEDCRVNIWSVSKANCIMSLCGHTKAVECVRFNRSEEQLVTGSQSGSVRVWDLEAAKMLRILTGHKSNITSFGFHPFGDFLVSGSTDTNIKMWDVRRKDPIYRYKGHAGAVRSLAFSPDGKWLASAGDDCTVKLWDLKQAKTITEFTAHTAAVNAIQFHPNEYLLASGGADRWVRLWDLEKFCQVGALQETGAIRCVLFSADGGCLFGGHADVLGVCAWEPDRLLDTVTVGWGRVCDLALSNQQLIGASHQLSSVSTHVVDLKRVKTSPDAAPVVPGSLVTGSQPADPKAGALRRSYERLAAASSPSPSLRMSTRPKSSVFCFSTGCGGRHDDVMSKGEEGKMQSVILKQSAEAERRSPEGERRSPSEDEADEKVLSAEIHNAQDYREIFQPRNAISRTPPKMSEPFPAPPEDERPVGDAPLLPERQPGSPSALPTPVQRVEPTVVACVKRAAAAAAQVLPTSERAPLPPQIFPISRKEPTGLNVADFLTGRRCGILNESEVLNHIHNGHATMCVMLSNRRKNLQNVRDVWARQGIKSALDAAVSMNDLSIVVDVLNIINLQPSLWTLDVCATSLPQIDELLQSKYESYLQCGCTSLKIIVKYFWPLIWETLRAGPSSVGVDVTREERQQKCRVCCKHLQNINNVVKSKAARVGRHGCAFGELRLLMAPLDRQPSP from the exons ATGGCGGCGTCCGGCGGCGCCACCAAGATCTCGTGGCGACTGC AGGAGTTCGAGGCTCACGCCGGTCGCGTTTGCTGCGTGGCGTTGAGCAAAAGTACCGGCCGCCTCCTGGCCAGCGGTGGCGAAGATTGCAGAGTCAACATCTGGTCCGTCAGCAAGGCCAACTGCATCATG aGTCTGTGCGGCCACACGAAGGCGGTGGAGTGCGTCCGCTTCAACAGGTCCGAGGAGCAGCTGGTGACCGGGTCGCAGTCCGGATCCGTACGAGTGTGGGACCTGGAGGCCGCCAAGA tgTTGCGAATTCTGACGGGACACAAATCCAACATCACCAGTTTTGGTTTCCATCCTTTTGGAGACTTTTTGGTATCCGGCTCCACTGACACAAACatcaag ATGTGGGACGTGCGGCGGAAGGACCCCATCTACAGGTACAAG GGTCACGCGGGGGCCGTCCGGAGTTTGGCCTTCAGCCCGGACGGGAAGTGGTTGGCGTCGGCCGGCGACGACTGCACCGTCAAG CTGTGGGACCTGAAGCAGGCCAAGACCATCACGGAGTTCACGGCGCACACGGCTGCCGTCAACGCCATCCAGTTTCACCCCAACGAGTACCTGCTGGCCTCAGGCGGCGCCGACAG GTGGGTGAGGCTGTGGGATCTGGAGAAGTTCTGCCAGGTGGGGGCGCTGCAGGAAACGGGCGCCATCAG GTGCGTGCTGTTCAGCGCCGACGGCGGCTGTCTGTTCGGCGGCCACGCCGACGTCCTCGGCGTTTGCGCGTGGGAGCCCGACCGCTTGCTCGACACGGTGACGGTGGGCTGGGGACGGGTCTGCGACCTCGCGCTCAGCAACCAGCAGCTG aTCGGCGCGTCTCACCAGCTGAGCAGCGTTTCGACGCACGTGGTGGACCTGAAGCGGGTCAAGACGAGCCCCGACGCCGCGCCGGTGGTCCCGGGAAGTCTGGTGACCGGGTCTCAGCCCGCCGACCCCAAAGCGGGCGCGTTACGGCGTAGCTACGAACGGCTGGCCGCCGCGTCCTCACCATCTCCAAG cctccGTATGTCAACGAGACCAAAGTCGTCCGTATTCTGCTTTAGTACCGGATGCGGTGGCCGTCACGACGATGTGATGTCGAAAGGGGAAGAGGGAAAAATGCAGTCAGTTAT CCTCAAGCAGAGCGCCGAAGCGGAGAGGCGGAGTCCCGAAGGAGAGAGGCGGAGCCCCAGCGAGGACGAAGcggatgagaaagttttgtcggCCGAAATCCACAACGCGCAAGACTATCGGGAAATTTTCCAGCCCCGCAACGCCATAT CTCGGACACCTCCCAAGATGTCGGAGCCTTTTCCTGCGCCGCCCGAGGACG AACGGCCCGTCGGCGACGCGCCGCTTTTACCCGAGCGGCAGCCG GGCTCCCCGTCGGCGCTGCCCACTCCCGTCCAGAGGGTGGAGCCCACAGTGGTGGCCTGTGTGAaacgcgccgccgccgccgccgcccaggTTCTCCCCACGAGCGAGCGGGCCCCGCTGCCGCCCCAAATCTTTCCGATCAGCAGGAAGGAGCCGACGGGCCTCAACGTGGCCGACTTTCTTACG GGCCGCCGTTGTGGCATCCTGAATGAAAGCGAGGTTTTGAATCACATCCACAACGGTCACGCCACCATGTGCGTCATGCTGAGCAACCGGCGCAAGAACCTGCAAAACGTCCGAGATGTTTGGGCTCGCCAGGGCATCAAG AGCGCTCTGGACGCCGCCGTCTCCATGAACGACCTGTCCATCGTCGTGGACGTCCTCAACATCATCAACTTGCAGCC GTCGCTATGGACGCTGGACGTGTGCGCGACGAGTCTTCCTCAGATTGATGAACTGCTGCAAAGTAAATATGAAAG CTACCTGCAGTGCGGCTGCACGTCCCTGAAGATCATCGTGAAATATTTCTGGCCGCTGATCTGGGAAACGCTGAGGGCGGGGCCCTCCTCGGTGGGCGTGGACGTCACGCGAGAGGAGCG GCAGCAGAAGTGCCGGGTGTGCTGCAAGCATCTGCAGAACATCAACAACGTGGTGAAGAGCAAAGCGGCGCGGGTGGGCAGGCACGGCTGCGCCTTCGGGGAGCTGCGGCTGCTCATGGCGCCGCTCGACCGACAACCGTCCCCGTAG
- the lins1 gene encoding protein Lines homolog 1 isoform X2 has translation MAAALVEVYECCADDARPSQTAEEAARAIVGAVRAYGTAGSHGNDADAACLALTLIGRMAARATDAAAQFYRDALEVLLRDWDVVSEMAAKFGCEDEIVRHLAAKSTSACVLYRLQVSGAVCPAWRRTCLRALLGSPAGPELDAVLWSLTGVLRKLLQDNRQELVTMLLLAFDTSVSALASRFLPADRSRFDIGGGAPDTSRLLMDLLELLTASGSAASAGVRSLKLTYVHAAALMDAVSRAPHYFVSKRAALLLKRAALRKAGEDWLGESGENVASDGSDVGALAGAVTDALAAGWLPSVRVESAQFFGGTSGAEGGAGDAVMLRAVSLLVIKSVQHCVVYAAAGAAEARGHLRSLWRFLREKGVRPTDADHDCGVLPLLFGEQDDDMMEAAKAALLIFLRLRDDSAPVGTACVAGCNPHCHFLFLLDGVSADHRILLDFLISTETCFLDYLVRYLRYLRTDPRGFTASCRRLDAGGRSASVSGVRLVDYDDSDEEASGTSPDRERSRSEAATSSGDALGRALACLVRLHRLLARLRDKKLFPYKADSLLKLLTQVIQLLNAD, from the exons atggcggccgcgCTCGTCGAGGTTTACGAGTGCTGCGCGGACGACGCGCGACCGAGCCAAACGGCCGAGGAGGCGGCGCGCGCCATTGTCGGCGCCGTGCGCGCGTACGGGACGGCGGGTTCCCATGGTAACGACGCGGACGCCGCCTGCTTGGCGCTGACGCTGATCGGCCGAATGGCGGCCCGGGCGACGGACGCCGCGGCCCAATTCTACCGGGATGCGTTGGAGGTCCTGCTTCGGGACTGGGACGTGGTGTCCGAGATG GCGGCCAAGTTCGGCTGCGAAGATGAAATCGTCCGCCACTTGGCCGCAAAGAGCACCAGCGCCTGTGTCCTCTACCGACTGCAAGTTTCC GGCGCGGTCTGTCCGGCGTGGCGTCGGACGTGCCTCCGGGCGCTCCTCGGCTCGCCCGCCGGCCCCGAACTGGACGCCGTCTTGTGGTCGCTGACCGGCGTCCTCCGGAAACTTCTCCAAGACAACCGTCAAG AACTGGTCACGATGCTTCTGTTGGCGTTCGACACGAGCGTCAGCGCCTTGGCGTCCAGGTTCCTCCCCGCGGACCGGAGCCGCTTTGATATCGGCGGCGGCGCGCCGGACACCTCCCGCCTGCTGATGGACCTCCTCGAACTTCTTACGGCGTCCGGTTCCGCGGCATCTGCCGGCGTGAGGAGTCTGAAGTTGACGTACGTCCACGCGGCCGCGTTGATGGACGCCGTTAGCCGTGCGCCGCACTATTTTGTCAGCAAGAGGGCGGCGCTCTTGCTGAAGCGGGCGGCGCTGCGGAAAGCCGGCGAGGACTGGCTCGGGGAGTCAGGAGAGAACGTCGCCTCGGACGGCTCTGACGTCGGCGCGCTAGCCGGCGCGGTGACGGACGCGCTGGCGGCCGGTTGGTTGCCGAGCGTCCGCGTGGAGTCGGCGCAGTTTTTCGGCGGGACGAGCGGCGCCGAAGGGGGCGCGGGAGACGCGGTGATGCTGCGCGCCGTCAGCCTGCTCGTCATCAAAAGCGTCCAGCACTGCGTCGTCTACGCCGCAGCGG GTGCCGCCGAGGCCCGCGGGCACCTCCGCTCCCTGTGGCGTTTCCTGCGCGAGAAGGGCGTGCGGCCGACGGACGCCGATCACGACTGCGGCGTCCTCCCGCTGCTGTTCGGCGAGCAGGACGACGACATGATGGAGGCCGCCAAAGCCGCGCTCCTCATCTTTCTCCGTCTCAG GGACGACTCCGCGCCCGTCGGAACAGCCTGCGTGGCCGGCTGCAACCCGCACTGCCACTTCCTCTTCCTGCTCGACGGCGTCTCGGCGGACCACCGCATCTTGCTGGACTTCCTCATCTCCACGGAAACCTGCTTCCTGGACTACCTGGTTCGCTACCTTCGCTACCTGAGGACCGACCCGCGAGGATTCACCGCCTCGTGCCGGCGGCTGGACGCCGGCGGGCGTTCGGCCTCCGTCTCGGGCGTCCGCCTCGTGGACTACGACGATTCGGACGAAGAGGCGAGCGGAACCTCCCCGGATCGGGAGAGGTCGCGGTCCGAGGCGGCGACGTCGAGCGGCGACGCGCTGGGGAGGGCCCTGGCCTGCCTGGTGCGACTGCACCGTTTGCTGGCGAGGCTGCGCGACAAGAAACTTTTTCCGTACAAGGCAGACTCGCTCCTCAAACTCTTAACGCAAGTGATACAGTTGCTTAACGCCGACTGA